A genomic window from Triplophysa dalaica isolate WHDGS20190420 chromosome 24, ASM1584641v1, whole genome shotgun sequence includes:
- the LOC130414629 gene encoding proprotein convertase subtilisin/kexin type 5, which yields MNADLTLFIVFCSFGFIYAKSALPSCPSGQFLLKNQCVLCHPTCAECDGHELFECTACGLDEDGKERFLYQGHCRLHCPREFYPDRDQYTCLPCMPNCEICVDTNVCAKCREGYKLQIGVCLTILCGVGQVQDPDTRECLDCGIGCKTCSTDDSEVCNSCMDGYYLYRHQCRQHCPQRTYEDRGRGLCMSCVEPCLDCRSDALCLTCQPGYFLNNGSCVKECSPDTYKDTRAWRCQPCHSSCLTCHGPGVRDCDRCIGWSRPVYGKCPVITCPEGQYVDGESRTCLYCDPSCRTCYGPRAQNCITCATGYMLEAQDVMCVDRCPLGFFGNSSSLICERCSANCEACESRDECVSCNTDSYPLYLFQGSCYSNCPDGYFESELGTCEACDDLCLTCDGTSTQCLSCRESLHLASGQCRQNCAPMSYVGEDGACKRCAPHCDSCTSSDTCIRCSFLYLLLNGECKAVCPKGYFEDLDQGICVKCHPTCATCSGPLSDDCETCAPLTPKLYEGTCLEECLAGTYYHSSDKECQECHQTCAHCEGPDPTQCLQCEKGLVLDPNTMMCGVTGDSDCPLKTFLQNNQFTCQACHSLCQSCEGPGPFDCQTCALPYYLHNGSCVSKCPAGTYSAHEEADGVELGFCMPCDHVCTSCTGASSRDCLSCAPGYLHLLSHLCVSHCPTGYYSSGERCERCDRSCEQCTGPGPDTCRVCTPPLLDLQGTRQCVEQCPQRFYENGHRCTQCHTSCQSCTDNTPQGCLTCDWGSILKDGVCYPRCEERRFYSQAGVCEPCDDSCKHCSGAGPQSCLTCHSGFALHVSDSQCLPCCPSGESAKNCCICDSGSALCVEAPIQNENQDEMVRRSQAIQHTSAALPAALLLAVVLALVVFGLIQARAKKRLCWRRSYERLSGVATAQPNNRPMPHGVPLPDDSGDEADVVYSSRDGSVYRRYGFIPEPDTEEEQDEDEVNENTHLNRA from the exons ATGAGGATGGCAAGGAGCGCTTCTTATATCAAGGTCACTGCAGACTCCACTGCCCACGCGAATTTTATCCGGACCGGGACCAGTACACCTGCCTCCCATGTATGCCCAACTGTGAGATCTGTGTCGACACTAATGTGTGTGCCAAATGCAGGGAAGGCTACAAGCTTCAAATTGGGGTCTGTCTGACAATCCTGTGTGGAGTTG GTCAAGTTCAAGACCCAGATACTCGAGAATGTTTAGACTGTGGTATCGGCTGTAAAACATGCTCCACAG ATGACTCGGAGGTTTGCAACAGCTGTATGGATGGCTACTACCT ATACAGACACCAGTGTCGTCAACACTGTCCCCAGAGAACCTATGAGGACCGGGGTAGAGGACTGTGCATGAGCTGCGTAGAGCCATGTCTGGACTGTCGGAGCGATGCCTTGTGTCTCACATGCCAGCCTGGATACTTCCTGAACA ATGGCAGCTGTGTTAAAGAGTGCTCACCAGACACATATAAAGACACCAGAGCGTGGCGCTGTCAACCCTGTCACAgctcctgtttgacatgtcATGGACCTGGAGTGAGAGATTGTGACAGATGCATTGGCTGGAGCCGTCCGGTGTATGGAAAATGTCCAGTGATCACCTGCCCTGAGGGACAGTATGTTGATG GTGAGAGTCGTACCTGCCTTTATTGCGATCCATCCTGCAGGACATGCTACGGTCCCAGAGCTCAGAACTGCATCACCTGTGCTACCG GGTACATGTTGGAGGCACAGGATGTAATGTGCGTGGACCGCTGTCCTCTGGGCTTTTTTGGGAACAGCAGCAGTCTGATATGTGAGAGATGTTCTGCTAACTGTGAGGCGTGTGAGAGCAGAGACGAGTGTGTGAGCTGTAATACAGACTCCTACCCGCTCTATCTGTTCCAGGGCAGCTGCTATTCAAACTGTCCAGA tgGTTATTTCGAAAGCGAGCTGGGAACATGTGAAGCCTGCGATGACCTCTGTCTGACCTGTGATGGCACAAGCACGCAGTGTCTTTCATGTAGAGAAAGCCTTCATCTGGCCAGCGGGCAGTGCAGGCAGAACTGCGCCCCCATGAGTTACGTGGGGGAAGACGGCGCGTGCAAACGTTGTGCTCCTCATTGCGATTCTTGTACCAGTTCTGACACATGTATAA GATGCAGCTTTCTCTATTTGCTTCTTAATGGTGAATGTAAGGCCGTCTGCCCGAAAGGCTACTTTGAGGATTTGGATCAGGGCATATGCGTGAAGTGCCATCCCACCTGCGCCACCTGCTCTGGACCTCTCTCAGACGACTGCGAGACCTGCGCTCCTCTCACCCCAAAACTCTACGAGGGCACGTGTTTGGAGGAATGTCTGGCGGGCACATATTACCACTCATCTGATAAGGAATGCCAAG AGTGTCACCAAACCTGTGCCCATTGTGAGGGTCCTGATCCCACCCAGTGTCTCCAGTGTGAAAAGGGTCTGGTGCTGGACCCCAACACCATGATGTGCGGGGTCACCGGGGATTCCGACTGCCCCCTCAAAACGTTTCTTCAAAACAACCAGTTCACATGCCAGGCGTGCCATAGCCTTTGCCAGTCCTGCGAGGGACCGGGGCCCTTTGACTGCCAGACCTGTGCCCTACCCTATTACCTTCACA ACGGATCGTGTGTGAGCAAGTGTCCGGCGGGCACTTACAGCGCCCACGAGGAGGCAGATGGGGTAGAGCTGGGTTTCTGTATGCCCTGCGATCACGTGTGCACATCATGCACGGGAGCATCTTCCCGAGACTGCCTGAGCTGCGCGCCGGGCTACCTTCATCTGCTTTCTCATCTCTGTGTGAGCCACTGTCCTACGGG atattataGCTCTGGTGAGCGTTGTGAGAGGTGCGATCGTTCCTGTGAGCAGTGCACGGGTCCAGGACCGGATACCTGCAGGGTGTGCACACCTCCTCTGCTGGACCTGCAGGGCACCAGACAGTGTGTTGAACAATGCCCACAGCGCTTTTATGAGAACGGGCACAGGTGCACGCAGTGCCACACCAGCTGCCAGTCCTGCACAG ATAACACTCCACAAGGATGTTTGACATGTGATTGGGGCAGCATCCTGAAGGATGGGGTGTGTTACCCTCGCTGTGAAGAAAGACGATTTTACTCACAGGCC GGGGTTTGTGAGCCCTGCGATGACTCATGTAAACACTGTTCCGGAGCTGGACCCCAGAGCTGTCTCACATGTCACTCGGGTTTCGCTCTGCATGTCAGCGACAGTCAGTGTTTGCCTTGCTGCCCATCTGGGGAGAGTGCGAAGAACTGTTGTATCTGCGATTCGGGCTCTG CATTGTGTGTTGAGGCCCCTATTCAAAATGAGAACCAGGATGAGATGGTTCGCAGGTCCCAAGCGATACAGCACACATCCGCGGCCTTACCTGCCGCTCTTCTGCTAGCTGTGGTGCTGGCGCTGGTCGTGTTCGGCCTGATCCAAGCCCGGGCCAAGAAGAGGTTATGCTGGAGACGGAGCTACGAAAGGCTGAGCGGGGTGGCCACCGCACAGCCTAACAATCGACCCATGCCTCATGGAGTACCGTTACCAGACGacagcggagatgaggcggatgtGGTTTACAGCAGCCGAGACGGATCTGTCTATCGCCGTTACGGTTTTATCCCTGAACCGGATACGGAGGAGGAGCAGGACGAAGATGAGGTTAATGAAAACACACATCTCAATAGAGCCTAA
- the gcnt3 gene encoding beta-1,3-galactosyl-O-glycosyl-glycoprotein beta-1,6-N-acetylglucosaminyltransferase 3 yields MGFTRQRYLKIISIFSVTVTVPFLLLNSQKDKCSEKAKQDLSHLLKQNVGELQACSAIIKGDMDGVDSGYLGKLLESKKRTSLLSESFYINSTKDCQEFVRDSGFMTVTLSEEEKDFPIAYSMVIHEKIEMFERLLRAVYAPQNVYCVHVDQKSSEVFKEAVKAIVSCLPNVFVASKLESVVYASWSRVQADVNCMQDLLKSPVQWRYLLNTCGTDFPIKTNAEMVRSMKHLNGKNSMESEVTSEHKKARWMYHHNVTNVVRRTDVKKTAPPIKSPMFSGSAYFVVSREFVEHICKSKEIQEFMEWEKDSYSPDEHMWATLQRMPSVPGSNPPNSKYEQSDMNALARLVKWSYLEGDLKNGAPYPPCTGIHRRAVCVYGAGDLRWIVRQKQLLANKFDPEVDDVAIKCMEAFLRYKAVYGQSLLTVQKSDIFL; encoded by the coding sequence ATGGGATTTACCAGGCAAAGGTATCTGAAAATAATCTCCATCTTTTCGGTCACTGTAACAGTGCCCTTCCTCTTACTGAATTCTCAGAAGGACAAATGCTCTGAAAAGGCAAAACAGGACCTGAGTCACTTACTAAAGCAGAATGTTGGAGAACTTCAGGCTTGCTCTGCTATCATTAAAGGAGACATGGACGGGGTGGACAGTGGATACTTAGGAAAGCTCCTGGAGTCCAAAAAAAGAACGTCCTTGTTGTCCGAGTCCTTCTATATTAATTCAACCAAAGACTGTCAGGAGTTCGTCCGAGACAGTGGATTTATGACTGTAACTCTCAGTGAAGAGGAGAAAGATTTTCCCATTGCTTACTCCATGGTGATCCATGAGAAGATCGAGATGTTCGAAAGGTTGCTCAGAGCTGTTTACGCTCCGCAGAATGTGTACTGTGTTCACGTAGACCAAAAGTCTTCGGAGGTCTTCAAAGAAGCCGTCAAGGCCATCGTGTCTTGTTTGCCCAATGTTTTTGTGGCCAGTAAACTAGAAAGCGTGGTCTACGCCTCCTGGTCTCGAGTTCAAGCGGATGTCAACTGCATGCAGGATCTACTTAAATCCCCCGTTCAGTGGAGATATCTGCTCAACACCTGCGGCACTGATTTTCCTATTAAAACGAATGCGGAAATGGTGCGGTCCATGAAACATCTCAACGGGAAGAACAGTATGGAGTCCGAGGTCACAAGTGAACACAAAAAAGCCCGTTGGATGTATCATCACAACGTCACCAATGTGGTGAGGCGGACAGACGTTAAAAAGACGGCCCCGCCAATAAAGTCACCCATGTTCTCTGGAAGCGCTTACTTTGTGGTTTCAAGAGAATTTGTAGAACATATTTGCAAAAGCAAAGAGATTCAAGAATTCATGGAGTGGGAGAAAGATTCGTACAGCCCGGATGAGCACATGTGGGCTACGTTACAAAGAATGCCTTCAGTGCCTGGATCCAACCCTCCAAACAGTAAATACGAGCAGTCGGACATGAACGCACTCGCTCGTCTGGTGAAGTGGAGTTACCTTGAAGGCGATCTGAAAAATGGGGCTCCTTACCCACCATGCACTGGGATACACAGACGGGCAGTGTGCGTCTATGGAGCTGGCGACTTGAGATGGATTGTCAGGCAAAAGCAACTTTTAGCAAACAAGTTTGACCCTGAAGTAGACGACGTTGCAATCAAATGCATGGAGGCTTTTTTGAGATACAAAGCTGTTTATGGACAATCATTATTAACAGTGCAAAAatcagacatttttttatga
- the bnip2 gene encoding LOW QUALITY PROTEIN: BCL2/adenovirus E1B 19 kDa protein-interacting protein 2 (The sequence of the model RefSeq protein was modified relative to this genomic sequence to represent the inferred CDS: deleted 2 bases in 1 codon), with product MATDVIVSEDVSNQRDLSDMNANKTNPEFDTPNRTFETLENRHLSSPSSSSVHSGEEISENYIGGDSEQNGDSPIQTGDPPQEVATPDNGQKQGVKTSTPVRPQTIFSSAEHNGSFEHQESVATTEARLRMEGVELKEEWQDEDFPRPLPEEEDIQLDGELFTGSSDGAPAAQSYGLNSAKKTKKKLLAPDISLNLDRSEGSVLSDELDDSTELDLDGIDTPSDNSNEFEWEDDLPKPKNTDLLRKGVETVREYSGTEEREEGRRWRVFRIGEQDHKVDMKAIEPYKRVISHGGYYGDGLNAIIVFAVCFMPESNQPNYRYIMDNLFKYVIGTLELLVAENYMIVYLNGATSRRKMPSVGWLRKCYQQIDRRLRKNLKSLLIVHPSWFIRTLLALTRPFISTKFSQKIKYVFSLTDLAELVPMEYVSIPDCIKQFDEEKNRKKLKRIDQDFQGKVEMATAAVPE from the exons ATGGCCACAGACGTGATAGTGTCCGAAGACGTGTCAAACCAGAGAGATTTGAGTGATATGAACGCCAACAAGACTAACCCCGAATTCGACACACCCAATCGGACGTTCGAGACGCTGGAGAATAGACATTTAAGTAGCCCTTCATCATCATCTGTTCATTCTGGTGAGGAAATATCTGAGAATTACATAGGAGGGGATTCGGAGCAGAATGGAGACAGTCCGATCCAAACCGGAGATCCGCCACAGGAAGTAGCAACTCCAGACAATGGACAAAAACAAGGCGTGAAGACGTCAACTCCTGTCCGACCGCAGACGATCTTTTCATCAGCTGAGCATAATGGAAG TTTTGAGCATCAGGAGTCGGTCGCTACAACAGAGGCGAGGCTGAGAATGGAAGGGGTGGAGCTTAAGGAGGAGTGGCAGGATGAAGATTTTCCCAG GCCACTTCCAGAGGAGGAAGATATTCAGCTTGACGGGGAGCTTTTCACCGGTTCCTCT GACGGAGCACCTG CTGCGCAATCTTATGGACTGAACAGTGCAAAGAAAACCAAAAAGAAGCTTTTGGCTCCAGACATCAGTTTGAATCTGGACCGCAGTGAGGGCTCGGTCCTGTCGGATGAGCTGGATGATAGCACAGAACTGGACTTGGATGGGATCGACACGCCCTCCGACAACAGCAACGAGTTTGAATGGGAAG ATGACCTCCCGAAGCCTAAAAACACAGACCTGCTGCGTAAAGGAGTGGAGACGGTGCGGGAGTACTCAGGCACGGAGGAGCGAGAGGAAGGCCGTCGCTGGAGAGTGTTCCGCATCGGAGAACAGGACCACAAGGTGGACATGAAGGCCATTGAGCCCTACAAGAGAGTCATCAGCCATGGAG GTTACTATGGCGATGGGTTAAACGCCATCATCGTCTTTGCTGTTTGCTTTATGCCCGAGAGCAATCAACCAAACTACAGATACATCATGGACAATCTCTTCAA GTATGTCATAGGAACCCTAGAGCTGCTTGTAGCTGAGAACTATATGATTGTATATCTAAATGGAGCCACTTCACGCCGAAAGATGCCCAGTGTGGGTTGGCTTAGAAAGTGCTATCAGCAAATAGATAGGAG GTTAAGAAAGAATCTCAAGTCTTTGTTAATTGTGCACCCGTCCTGGTTTATTCGTACCCTTCTAGCCCTCACCAGACCATTTATAAG CACAAAGTTTAGCCAGAAAATCAAATATGTGTTCAGCCTTACCGACCTGGCTGAGCTTGTCCCGATGGAGTACGTGTCCATACCAGACTGTATTAAACA GTTTGACGAAgaaaaaaataggaaaaaacTGAAAAG GATTGACCAGGACTTCCAAGGAAAAGTGGAGATGGCGACCGCCGCAGTGCCAGAGTAA